A window from Kluyveromyces lactis strain NRRL Y-1140 chromosome E complete sequence encodes these proteins:
- a CDS encoding putative Xaa-Pro dipeptidase (similar to uniprot|P43590 Saccharomyces cerevisiae YFR006W Hypothetical ORF) encodes MDFKQSASFIGCSSVLMYGVWRKLTNTVSKVSAISNVFETSGKISRQMSSNNSTSVISALVGHKYPAKEHCLRVKSHFIDKKKNLDTGSSPCAIFVAGGEIEPIKYCDQTKTFRQNRYFYYLSGCNIPGSSVLFDLKNEKLTLFLPDVDQDDIMWSGLPISVEAAAKKFDVDEVLYASDVPNVFKSKLSDYVIYTTDLDNVHDPQVSSKLISNDEDLFYALDESRLIKDWYEIELLRKACQVTDTCHLAVMSALPIEKTEGHIHAEFTYHALRQGSKFQGYDPICCSGPSCSTLHYVDNDADMAGKHSVLIDAGAEWECYTADVTRCFPISGKWTKEHRDIYDAVLDMHQNAMSQIKDGASWEEIHLSAHKVLIKHLLKLGIFKSAFSADDIYDRKATVAFFPHGLGHLLGMDTHDVGGRPNYEDANPYLKFLRLRRPLQEGMVVTNEPGCYFNPFLIEELLDKFPERKEVVDHEVMDKYLYIGGVRIEDDVLVTKDGYDCLSKVTSDPDEIEKIVSDGIAKGRSHFHVLA; translated from the coding sequence ATGGATTTTAAGCAATCCGCTAGTTTTATTGGTTGCTCCTCTGTGTTGATGTACGGTGTTTGGAGGAAGTTGACTAATACTGTTTCTAAAGTCTCTGCAATATCCAACGTATTTGAAACCAGTGGAAAGATTTCTAGGCAAATGAGTAGTAACAACAGTACGAGCGTGATTTCTGCTCTTGTGGGACATAAATATCCTGCCAAAGAACATTGTTTGAGGGTTAAATCTCATTTCATtgacaaaaagaagaatctagATACCGGCTCTTCACCGTGTGCTATTTTCGTTGCTGGAGGTGAGATTGAGCCTATCAAGTATTGTGATCAGACGAAGACCTTCAGACAAAACAGATATTTTTACTATCTATCTGGCTGTAACATTCCGGGGTCTTCGGTTTTATTTGATCTGAAGAACGAGAAATTAACCTTGTTCTTGCCAGATGTTGACCAAGACGATATCATGTGGAGCGGTCTCCCAATTAGTGTTGAAGCTGCAGCTAAGAAATTCGATGTTGATGAAGTCTTATACGCAAGCGATGTACCAAATGTATTCAAGTCTAAACTCTCGGATTATGTTATCTATACTACAGATTTAGATAATGTCCATGATCCACAAGTTTCATCGAAGCTCATCTCTAACGATGAGGATCTCTTCTATGCTCTTGATGAGTCTAGATTGATTAAAGATTGGTATGAGATTGAATTGCTGAGGAAAGCTTGTCAAGTCACTGATACTTGCCATTTGGCTGTGATGTCGGCTTTGCCTATCGAGAAAACAGAAGGACACATCCATGCGGAGTTCACTTACCATGCCCTACGTCAAGGTTCCAAGTTTCAAGGTTATGACCCAATTTGTTGTAGTGGACCTAGTTGTTCAACTTTACACTATGTGGATAATGACGCTGATATGGCAGGCAAACACTCCGTGTTGATCGATGCGGGTGCTGAATGGGAATGTTACACCGCAGATGTTACCAGATGTTTCCCAATTAGTGGTAAATGGACCAAAGAACACCGTGATATCTATGATGCAGTATTGGACATGCATCAGAATGCCATGTCACAAATCAAAGATGGTGCCTCCTGGGAGGAAATTCATCTCTCTGCTCATAAAGTTCTCATCAAGCACTTGTTGAAGCTGGGTATCTTTAAATCGGCTTTCTCAGCTGATGATATCTATGATAGAAAGGCCACTGTGGCGTTTTTCCCCCATGGCTTGGGGCATTTGTTAGGGATGGATACCCATGACGTTGGTGGAAGACCAAACTATGAAGATGCTAACCcatatttgaaatttctAAGATTACGTCGTCCATTGCAAGAAGGTATGGTAGTCACTAATGAACCTGGTTGTTATTTCAATCCATTCCTAATTGAAGAACTCTTGGATAAATTCcctgaaagaaaagaagttgtCGATCATGAAGTAATGGATAAATATCTATACATCGGTGGTGtcagaattgaagatgacgTGCTAGTTACGAAAGATGGTTATGATTGCTTGAGCAAAGTAACTTCAGATCCAGATGAAATCGAAAAGATTGTCAGTGATGGCATAGCCAAGGGCCGTTCCCATTTCCATGTGCTTGCCTGA
- the SAD1 gene encoding mRNA splicing protein SAD1 (similar to uniprot|P43589 Saccharomyces cerevisiae YFR005C SAD1 Conserved zinc-finger domain protein involved in pre-mRNA splicing required for assembly of U4 snRNA into the U4/U6 particle), translating to MVSVKREFGEIIDSDGDVDHDSNKVGKIDVQQKRSVPKVYLDQIDMKKLDFDREKVCSVTLSRSNVYCCLSSGKYLQGRGQNSVAFKHAIESDHHVFLNLKSLKVYVLPENYEADVVPGSLLSDIVYAASPRFHNSQLQTFPKVCHDLNDKRYLNGFVGMNNLTPDGYSVVVLQALAHVLPIRDYFLLGESSSGYNTDENDGPGLIGSLSLLIRKLWSCKLLRRNISPHELLNYISLVSKRRFPVDDSRDPRSFLLWLISSLCASKEPSLVRTVTDQFQGHVEITSTPIETVVDEKGKTMKFKKLEAATTTQKTKFWLLSLDLPQMNLFSNGNSANSVSQTKLETLLQKFNGETEYHTKDSIKTYRILKHPKFLILHFNRFDKGFTSIKDRNKTLVEFSEKLEFSGVHYKLLVNITHDCVIQMKISDTEDLLASRWKVHLADTLRDQWYEFDDIEVNKVEKEFLFLKECYIQIWQRV from the coding sequence ATGGTATCAGTTAAACGGGAATTTGGCGAAATTATTGATAGTGATGGTGATGTTGATCACGATTCTAACAAGGTTGGAAAGATAGATGTTCAACAGAAAAGATCGGTACCGAAGGTATACCTTGATCAGATTGatatgaaaaaattagATTTTGATAGAGAAAAGGTATGTTCAGTTACTTTATCGCGTTCTAACGTATACTGTTGCTTATCCAGTGGGAAATATCTTCAGGGTAGGGGTCAAAATTCTGTTGCCTTTAAACATGCCATTGAGTCAGACCATCATGTGTTTTTGAACCTGAAGAGTTTGAAAGTATATGTATTGCCCGAGAATTATGAGGCAGATGTGGTTCCAGGATCTTTGCTTTCAGATATAGTATATGCTGCTAGTCCCAGGTTTCATAATAGCCAATTACAAACGTTCCCCAAAGTTTGTCACGATTTGAATGACAAGAGGTATTTGAATGGGTTCGTTGGTATGAATAATTTGACTCCAGATGGTTATTCCGTAGTAGTGTTGCAAGCACTGGCCCATGTGCTGCCAATCCGTGATTACTTCCTGTTAGGGGAAAGTTCCAGTGGTTATAATactgatgaaaatgatggtCCGGGTTTAATAGGCTCTCTGTCCTTGTTAATACGGAAACTATGGAGTTGTAAACTGCTACGAAGGAATATCTCACCCCATGAACTCTTAAACTATATATCActtgtttcaaagagaagGTTTCCGGTGGATGATTCTAGAGATCCTCGTAGTTTCCTACTATGGCTGATATCTTCACTCTGTGCGAGTAAAGAACCTTCTTTGGTACGGACTGTTACAGATCAGTTCCAGGGCCACGTTGAAATCACTTCGACTCCAATAGAAActgttgttgatgagaAGGGGAAAACTATGAAGTTTAAGAAGTTAGAAGCTGCCACCACTACACAAAAGACAAAATTCTGGTTACTTTCATTGGACTTACCACAAATGAACCTTTTCAGCAACGGTAACAGTGCTAACAGTGTATCTCAGACGAAACTGGAAACACTTTTACAAAAATTCAATGGCGAAACAGAATACCATACCAAAGATTCCATCAAAACGTACCGTATATTGAAGCATCCTAAATTCCTAATACTTCATTTCAACAGGTTTGACAAAGGCTTCACTTCCATTAAAGATAGAAACAAAACTCTAGTAGAGTTCTCTGAAAAATTAGAATTCAGTGGTGTACACTATAAATTACTAGTAAATATCACCCATGATTGCGTAATACAAATGAAAATATCGGATACAGAAGATTTGTTAGCCAGCAGATGGAAAGTACACCTCGCTGATACTTTACGCGACCAATGGTACGAGTTTGATGACATTGAAGTGAATAAGGTTGAGAAAgagtttcttttccttaaAGAATGTTACATTCAAATATGGCAACGCGTTTAG
- the RPN11 gene encoding proteasome regulatory particle lid subunit RPN11 (highly similar to uniprot|P43588 Saccharomyces cerevisiae YFR004W RPN11 Metalloprotease subunit of the 19S regulatory particle of the 26S proteasome lid couples the deubiquitination and degradation of proteasome substrates), translating to MESLQRMMMSQRAGMMGANATEVPLDDTKETVYISSLALLKMLKHGRAGVPMEVMGLMLGEFVDDYTVNVVDVFAMPQSGTGVSVEAVDDVFQAKMMDMLKQTGRDQMVVGWYHSHPGFGCWLSSVDVNTQKSFEQLNSRAVAVVVDPIQSVKGKVVIDAFRLIDPSTVMRNQEPRQNTSNIGLINKPNIQALIHGLNRHYYSLNIDYHKTSAEMNMLMNLHKEQWQSGLKMHDFKEREEHNLGETQKMIKIAEQFTKRIEEERELSEEELKTRYVGKQDPKRHLAETAEKLLEDNIVSVLTAGVNSVAIK from the coding sequence ATGGAAAGTTTACAAAGAATGATGATGTCTCAAAGAGCAGGCATGATGGGTGCCAATGCCACCGAGGTTCCCCTTGATGACACCAAGGAAACTGTGTacatttcttctcttgcattgttgaagatgttgaaacATGGGAGAGCTGGTGTTCCAATGGAAGTCATGGGTCTTATGTTGGGagaatttgttgatgattATACAGTAAACGTTGTCGATGTGTTTGCCATGCCTCAGTCAGGTACAGGTGTTTCTGTCGAGGctgttgatgatgttttTCAAGCTAAGATGATGGATATGTTAAAACAAACAGGAAGAGATCAAATGGTTGTCGGATGGTACCATTCACATCCGGGTTTTGGTTGTTGGTTATCTTCAGTAGATGTGAATACTCAGAAATCATTTGAACAATTAAACAGCAGGGCTGTGGCGGTGGTTGTTGATCCTATTCAATCGGTGAAGGGTAAAGTGGTCATTGATGCATTCAGACTAATTGACCCTTCTACTGTCATGAGAAACCAGGAACCAAGGCAAAATACTTCTAATATCGGGTTGATCAACAAACCGAATATTCAAGCGTTGATTCATGGTCTAAATAGGCATTATTACTCGCTTAATATCGATTATCACAAGACTTCCGCCGAAATGAACATGTTAATGAATCTACATAAGGAACAATGGCAATCGGGACTAAAAATGCATGATTTCAAGGAAAGAGAGGAGCACAACTTGGGTGAAACTCAGAAAATGATTAAGATCGCTGAACAATTCACTAAGAGAATTGAGGAAGAGAGAGAATTgagtgaagaagaattgaaaacgCGTTATGTAGGAAAACAGGATCCAAAAAGACATCTTGCAGAGACTGCTGAAAAGCTCTTGGAAGACAATATAGTATCTGTATTAACAGCGGGTGTTAACTCTGTTGCTATTAAATAA
- the YPI1 gene encoding type 1 protein phosphatase-activating protein YPI1 (weakly similar to uniprot|P43587 Saccharomyces cerevisiae YFR003C YPI1 Inhibitor of the type I protein phosphatase Glc7p which is involved in regulation of a variety of metabolic processes overproduction causes decreased cellular content of glycogen), whose protein sequence is MSEGPSALPEGTHTVTVTEVPQLLQLRAGQNEKNKTKKKDTKSKVRWDEKVIDNENMNKKKTKICCIFHPNTPLESDEEEEGECEHDHNHGHDSSSSSSSSSSDEDEGKSFDERRKARLERRRKKLEQKRPPSPNAYEVQPDYSAYRDKNRKDAQ, encoded by the coding sequence ATGAGTGAAGGACCTTCTGCTCTTCCTGAAGGAACGCATACCGTCACTGTTACGGAGGTTCCGCAGCTGCTTCAATTGCGTGCTGGCCAGAATgagaaaaacaaaactaAGAAGAAGGACACCAAGTCTAAAGTAAGATGGGATGAGAAAGTAATAGATAATGAGAAcatgaacaagaagaaaactaAGATTTGTTGCATTTTCCATCCTAATACCCCATTAGAGagtgatgaagaagaggaaggAGAGTGCGAGCACGATCATAATCATGGACATGattcatcgtcttcatcatcttcgtcttcttcagaCGAGGATGAGGGAAAAAGCTTTGACGAAAGAAGAAAGGCAAGACTCGAAAGGCGGAGAAAAAAGCTTGAGCAAAAACGTCCACCAAGTCCGAATGCATACGAAGTCCAGCCAGATTACAGCGCTTATAGAGATAAGAACAGAAAAGACGCTCAATGA
- the NIC96 gene encoding linker nucleoporin NIC96 (similar to uniprot|P34077 Saccharomyces cerevisiae YFR002W NIC96 Component of the nuclear pore complex required for nuclear pore formation forms a subcomplex with Nsp1p Nup57p and Nup49p): MNINSQISSDTMLSAFQNDAKTSGSTSKSSSKLFNELLETSKNLPSTSSDLGAILLSVNEMKKRAQEMRKTIPHDSNHTKAHYLLAGSGLEFHEIESSLKNLKSSELLTEQRVAQGYNDGDLDTYLHIKKDENILSSIEQSLSLAAKDFDNFINQNFNLDWKQRKDEVRESFGILVKKRQDSSNYDTTNLAPLDPNGPIFWGKPPGSGILDGDLNSNVNGNHILREKFEKYAKIIYRFNNSRQSHNDDFQLTKEFIAIFQNTTDSKYRQLLDGWEIIDNATNQSPNIVEFSKKYLENQFLSYVDNLYSKNPSEGLPTNVNKIRAFIDLKLKTGENTWKFNNLTIVNGIPVWALIFYLLRAGLPQDALEVVVNNKLSFKKVEQSFLTYFKAYVTSPDHRLPQEFVSRLHTEYNQHIKNTLDSDPFRLAVYKIIGRCDLTRKNISSITLSVEDWLWIHLMLIKDDMDMDDPVYERYTLSDFQHTVVSYGEYMFKNYYLQALLLSGQYELAVQYSYKINEIDAVHLAIGLAANGMLHVSSYKKDELISVNDGQTRINFVKVLGNYTKSFKYSDPRIAVEYLILIALVNEKEQIEWAYEALRELILETKEFTILLGKINSEGIRIPGVVEERRPLLQLEDQKDFLYKITEQAARRADEERRIHDSLLLYQLSEEYDIVMSIINKLLGELLSSTDLNQSLFRLNDNSETNYVLMAKKLIEVYINNIEISKKVQARNKETCIVLLKLADIRASFLARQWQNTLQQIEDLDLIPFTDESSTRKRAQEFTHLDENILKNIPNLLIITMLCISNIIKQLNESDYQSLTKKQQIDSLKRVAKNCMIYAGMIQYKMPRETYSILINIEVGL, encoded by the coding sequence ATGAATATCAACAGTCAAATCAGCAGTGATACAATGCTATCTGCATTTCAAAACGATGCAAAGACTAGTGGCTCCACGTCTAAGAGCTCATCgaaattattcaatgaGCTTTTAGAAACGTCAAAGAACTTACCTTCTACTTCATCTGACCTTGGAGCTATCTTATTGAGTGTCAATGAGATGAAAAAGAGGGCACAGGAGATGCGTAAGACAATTCCTCACGATTCCAATCATACAAAAGCTCATTATCTCTTAGCAGGAAGTGGACTTGAATTTCACGAAATTGAGAGTTCCTTGAAGAATCTTAAGTCATCAGAGTTGTTAACCGAACAACGGGTTGCACAAGGCTATAACGATGGTGATTTGGACACTTATTTACATATTAAGAAGGATGAGAATATCCTTTCCTCCATTGAACAATCATTGTCTTTAGCAGCGAAGgattttgataatttcattaATCAGAACTTCAACCTAGATTGGAAGCAAAGGAAAGATGAAGTAAGAGAAAGCTTTGGGATCCTAGTCAAGAAACGTCAGGATAGTTCTAACTACGATACGACTAATTTGGCTCCTTTGGATCCCAACGGTCCAATATTTTGGGGGAAACCACCTGGTAGTGGTATCTTGGATGGTGAtttaaattcaaatgtCAATGGAAATCACATCCTTAGAGAAAAGTTTGAGAAATATGCCAAAATTATTTACAGGTTTAACAATTCAAGACAATCACATAATGACGATTTTCAATTAACCAAAGAGTTCATTGCCATCTTTCAGAATACGACCGACTCGAAGTATAGACAGCTACTTGACGGTTGGGAGATTATAGATAATGCAACAAATCAATCCCCAAATATTGTTgagttttccaaaaaataCCTAGAAAACCAGTTCTTGAGCTATGTTGACAATTTGtattcaaagaatccaaGCGAAGGTTTACCGACCAATGTTAACAAAATTAGAGCATTTATTGACCTCAAACTGAAGACTGGTGAAAATACTTGGAAATTTAACAATCTTACGATTGTGAATGGAATTCCCGTATGGGCCTTGATTTTTTATTTGCTAAGGGCTGGTTTACCGCAGGACGCGCTAGAAGTAGTTGTTAACAACAAATTGAGTTTCAAAAAAGTGGAGCAATCTTTCCTAACATACTTCAAAGCTTATGTAACGTCTCCTGATCATCGTCTTCCACAGGAATTTGTCTCAAGGTTGCATACAGAATATAACCAGCATATCAAAAACACTTTGGACAGCGATCCGTTCCGTTTGGCGGTCTACAAAATTATTGGCAGATGTGATTTGACAAGGAAGAATATCTCTTCTATTACTCTAAGCGTGGAAGATTGGTTATGGATTCACTTGATGTTAATCAAAGATGATATGGATATGGATGATCCAGTATATGAAAGGTATACCCTCAGCGATTTCCAACATACTGTTGTCTCTTACGGTGAGTACATGTTTAAAAACTATTATCTACAGGCCCTTTTGTTAAGCGGACAATATGAACTAGCAGTACAGTACTCATAcaaaataaatgaaatcGATGCTGTTCACTTGGCAATTGGTCTAGCGGCAAATGGCATGTTACATGTGTCATCTTATAAAAAGGATGAGTTGATCTCCGTGAATGATGGCCAAACAAGGATAAACTTTGTTAAGGTATTAGGAAATTACACAAAGTCGTTCAAGTACTCTGATCCAAGAATAGCTGTCGAATATCTAATTCTCATCGCACTAGTGAATGAGAAAGAGCAGATTGAATGGGCGTATGAGGCACTCAGGGAATTGATCTTGGAAACTAAAGAGTTCACCATACTTCTCGGAAAGATCAACTCTGAAGGAATTAGGATCCCCGGTGTAGTTGAAGAAAGACGCCCATTATTACAGCTTGAGGACCAGAAGGACTTTTTGTATAAGATTACCGAACAGGCTGCTCGTAGggctgatgaagaaagaagaattcaTGATAGTTTGTTGTTGTACCAGTTATCAGAAGAATATGACATTGTTATGTCCATTATCAACAAGTTATTGGGAGAACTTCTAAGTAGCACTGACCTCAATCAATCCCTCTTTAGGTTGAATGACAACAGCGAAACGAATTACGTCTTAATGGCAAAGAAGTTAATCGAAGTGtacatcaacaacatcgAAATCTCTAAAAAGGTTCAGgcaagaaacaaagaaacatGTATTGTCTTGTTGAAACTAGCTGATATAAGAGCATCATTCCTAGCACGCCAATGGCAAAACACCCTACAACAGATTGAAGATCTCGATTTAATTCCGTTCACGGATGAAAGCTCGACCAGAAAAAGAGCACAAGAATTTACACATTTGGATGAGAATATATTAAAGAACATACCTAACCTGTTGATAATTACAATGCTATGCATTTCTAACATCATAAAGCAGTTGAACGAAAGTGATTACCAATCTTTGACTAAAAAGCAGCAAATCGATTCTCTCAAACGTGTTGCTAAAAATTGTATGATTTATGCTGGTATGATTCAATACAAAATGCCAAGAGAAACTTACAGCATATTAATCAATATAGAAGTTGGTTTGTAG
- the PDH1 gene encoding putative 2-methylcitrate dehydratase (highly similar to uniprot|Q12428 Saccharomyces cerevisiae YPR002W PDH1 Mitochondrial protein that participates in respiration induced by diauxic shift homologous to E. coli PrpD may take part in the conversion of 2-methylcitrate to 2-methylisocitrate), which produces MLRQSARSSVNNIARLSYKRPTTFVNNGIATQLNSMKNYYSQEAINIDNKRPEADEVLRKISSYVHNKGITSPEAYETARLCLLDTLGCGLAALKYDQPKNLIKPIVPGTIVPNGTKVLGTKYRMDPVKGAFAIGTLIRWLDFNDCWLAAEWGHPSDNLGGILAVADHLTRLSKATGGDEGRLFTVKDVLEAMIKAHEIQGIIALENSFNKVGLDHVVLVKVATTAVVSKMLGLSEAQTTEALSHAFVDGQALRTYRHAPNTGSRKSWAAGDAVARAVNIAYLVKNGSPGTIPSVLTAKTWGFYDVLFKGKPFTFQQRDTFGSYVMENVLFKISFPAEFHAQTAVEAAIKVNKQLAELGKTYKDIKKVRIRTQEAAVRIIDKEGPLYNYADRDHCIQYMTAIPLIYGRLTADDYSDEVASNPEIDELRAKMYCTKDDQFTLDYHDPSKRSIPNALLVELNDGTVLDEVVVEYPIGHRLRRKEGVPLLMQKFYHHLREHFAGDIEKVEALMEASTDDGFLNLTVDEYVNMYCD; this is translated from the coding sequence ATGCTACGTCAATCAGCTAGATCAAGTGTTAACAATATAGCCAGATTATCATACAAGAGGCCAACGACATTCGTTAATAACGGTATTGCAACTCAATTGAATAGTATGAAAAATTACTATTCTCAGGAAGCCATTAACATCGATAATAAGAGACCAGAAGCAGATGAAGTATTAAGAAAAATTTCTTCTTATGTTCACAATAAAGGTATCACTTCTCCAGAAGCCTATGAAACTGCAAGGCTCTGTTTATTGGACACATTAGGTTGTGGTTTGGCtgctttgaaatatgatcaACCTAAAAACCTTATCAAGCCAATTGTGCCTGGCACGATTGTACCTAACGGTACCAAAGTGTTGGGTACTAAATATAGAATGGACCCTGTGAAAGGTGCGTTTGCTATCGGAACTTTAATTCGTTGGTTGGATTTCAATGATTGTTGGTTAGCTGCAGAGTGGGGACATCCCTCTGATAATTTAGGTGGTATTCTTGCCGTGGCAGATCATTTAACTAGATTGTCAAAGGCCACCGGAGGTGATGAGGGAAGATTATTCACCGTGAAAGATGTGTTAGAAGCTATGATCAAAGCACATGAGATTCAAGGTATTATTGCCTTGGAGAATTCCTTTAATAAGGTAGGATTGGACCACGTTGTTTTGGTCAAAGTTGCTACCACTGCTGTGGTTTCCAAGATGTTGGGTCTATCAGAAGCTCAGACCACAGAAGCTTTATCTCATGCTTTTGTAGATGGACAAGCTTTAAGAACTTATAGGCATGCTCCAAATACTGGTTCCAGGAAATCTTGGGCTGCCGGTGACGCAGTGGCAAGAGCTGTCAACATTGCATATTTGGTGAAGAATGGAAGTCCAGGTACAATTCCTTCCGTACTAACCGCTAAGACATGGGGTTTTTATGAcgttcttttcaaaggtaAACCATTCACCTTCCAGCAAAGGGACACTTTCGGTTCTTATGTGATGGAAAAcgttcttttcaagatatcGTTCCCAGCAGAATTCCATGCTCAAACGGCAGTGGAAGCAGCTATTAAGGTGAATAAACAGTTGGCAGAGTTGGGCAAAACTTACAAAGACATTAAAAAGGTCAGAATTAGAACTCAAGAAGCCGCTGTGAGAATTATTGACAAGGAGGGTCCATTGTACAATTATGCTGACAGAGATCATTGTATTCAATACATGACTGCTATTCCATTAATTTACGGTAGACTAACGGCTGACGATTACAGTGATGAAGTAGCAAGCAACCCTGAAATTGACGAATTGAGAGCTAAGATGTATTGTACTAAAGATGACCAATTCACTTTGGATTATCATGATCCATCAAAGAGATCAATCCCAAACGCTTTGTTAGTAGAATTGAATGATGGGACTGTCTTAGATGAAGTGGTCGTAGAATATCCAATCGGTCACAGACTAAGAAGAAAGGAAGGTGTCCCACTATTGATGCAGAAATTCTACCACCATTTGCGTGAACATTTCGCCGGcgatattgaaaaggtGGAAGCTTTAATGGAAGCAAGTACAGATGACGGTTTCTTAAACTTAActgttgatgaatatgTCAACATGTACTGCGATTAA